In [Leptolyngbya] sp. PCC 7376, a genomic segment contains:
- a CDS encoding TspO/MBR family protein, translating to MDSKNIVKSGVQTVMGVEEKANDDKKIATDLENPQFDGKATVNYILGTALQIGLLVALLWGMNFLLPQVTQYFSQPWMTVTAVCGFFAFFTLRSRLFSPLDNTRSGRRYDSVQRPTWSPPPLAFPIVWMSIAVLRVVSAYYIWLATSENFLSLPLIIYAIHLALGDTWNTIFTVEGRLGAAVPVVIMGPLLSSFAVAIAYWQVLPLAAWIILPSCLWLTVATVLVISIWQLNGQEPLYPLVAQSAE from the coding sequence ATGGACTCAAAAAATATTGTTAAATCCGGCGTCCAAACGGTCATGGGCGTCGAGGAAAAAGCCAATGACGATAAAAAAATTGCGACAGATCTAGAGAATCCACAGTTCGATGGGAAAGCGACCGTCAACTATATTCTCGGTACAGCGCTCCAAATTGGATTATTAGTGGCGCTGCTCTGGGGGATGAATTTTCTTCTGCCACAGGTGACTCAATATTTTTCGCAACCATGGATGACGGTCACAGCGGTTTGCGGATTTTTTGCGTTTTTTACGTTGCGATCGCGCCTCTTTTCGCCCCTAGACAATACTCGCTCGGGTAGACGCTATGATTCTGTCCAACGCCCTACTTGGTCACCACCACCTTTGGCATTTCCGATTGTGTGGATGAGTATCGCGGTTTTACGAGTTGTGTCTGCTTACTATATTTGGTTGGCCACTAGCGAAAATTTTCTCAGTTTGCCTTTGATTATCTACGCGATTCACCTCGCCCTCGGTGACACTTGGAACACAATTTTCACAGTCGAAGGTCGTTTAGGTGCTGCCGTTCCAGTGGTAATTATGGGGCCTCTGTTGTCTTCTTTCGCAGTGGCGATCGCCTACTGGCAGGTACTTCCTTTAGCGGCCTGGATCATTTTGCCATCTTGTCTCTGGCTAACAGTGGCAACGGTTTTGGTGATTAGTATTTGGCAACTGAATGGGCAAGAACCTCTTTATCCCCTTGTGGCTCAGAGCGCAGAGTAA